A window of the Mesorhizobium opportunistum WSM2075 genome harbors these coding sequences:
- the hpaH gene encoding 2-oxo-hept-4-ene-1,7-dioate hydratase, translating into MTPEQVEDAAARLFEAERSRRQMRLLSLDFPEATMEDAYRVQAALVARKIGAGLKPKGWKIGLTSKAMQYALAIDTPDSGVLFDDMFFSDGAAVPAGRFIQPRVEAEIAFVMKAPLKGPGVTLFDVLNATDYITPALEILDTRIERVNAETKKVRTFFDTISDNAANAGIVIGGRPQRPDEADMRWIGAIVSRNAEVEETGLGAGVLNHPAMGIAWLADRLARYGMSIAAGEVVLSGSFVRPVEARPGDTIVADFGSSGTVSIHFAKS; encoded by the coding sequence ATGACCCCCGAGCAAGTCGAAGACGCCGCGGCGCGGCTGTTCGAGGCCGAGCGGTCGCGCCGGCAGATGCGGCTACTCAGCCTCGATTTTCCCGAGGCAACGATGGAGGACGCCTACCGCGTCCAGGCGGCGCTCGTGGCGCGCAAGATCGGCGCCGGGCTGAAGCCGAAGGGCTGGAAGATCGGCCTGACCTCCAAGGCGATGCAATATGCGCTGGCCATCGACACGCCGGATTCGGGCGTGCTGTTCGACGATATGTTCTTCAGCGACGGCGCTGCGGTTCCGGCCGGCCGTTTCATCCAGCCGCGCGTCGAGGCCGAGATCGCCTTCGTCATGAAGGCGCCGCTGAAGGGGCCCGGCGTGACCCTCTTCGACGTACTCAACGCCACCGACTACATCACGCCGGCGCTCGAAATCCTCGACACGCGCATCGAGCGTGTCAATGCCGAGACCAAGAAGGTACGCACCTTTTTCGACACGATTTCCGACAATGCCGCCAATGCCGGCATCGTCATCGGCGGCCGGCCCCAGCGGCCCGATGAAGCCGACATGCGCTGGATCGGCGCCATCGTCTCGCGCAATGCCGAGGTCGAGGAGACCGGGCTTGGCGCCGGCGTGCTCAACCATCCGGCGATGGGCATCGCCTGGCTGGCGGACCGGCTCGCCCGCTACGGCATGTCGATCGCCGCTGGCGAGGTGGTGCTGTCGGGCTCGTTCGTGCGGCCGGTCGAAGCGCGACCCGGCGATACCATCGTTGCCGATTTCGGCAGTTCGGGAACGGTCAGCATCCATTTCGCGAAGAGCTGA
- a CDS encoding IS110 family transposase, whose amino-acid sequence MEHYIGLDVSMKETAISIRQNGKRIWRGKCASDPQLLAAVIRKRAPHVRRVVFETGPLSVWFYHALTAEGLPVICIDARHAKAALDMAANKTDANDADGLAHLAEVGFYREVRVKGFDSMLIRTLITARRQLLKMRLQISNQIRGLMKTFGLVVPKGAGSVFERNVRDLLQGEEKLARIVVPMLQAWSGIRYQIAELSKQLAATAREDQHCRLLMSVPGVGTVTATAFAAAVEDPANFRNSRAVGAWVGLTPRRYQSGEVDNDGHISRRGDNQLRGLLYEAAAVILNRSTDTSSLRTWALELKDRIGFKRAAVALARKLAVIMHAMLRTGELFDPHGGTQAAV is encoded by the coding sequence ATGGAACACTATATCGGTCTCGACGTATCCATGAAAGAGACGGCAATATCGATCCGGCAGAACGGTAAGAGGATTTGGCGGGGCAAGTGCGCGTCCGATCCGCAACTGCTTGCGGCGGTGATCCGCAAGCGCGCACCGCATGTCCGGCGGGTCGTGTTCGAAACGGGGCCGCTGTCGGTGTGGTTCTACCATGCGTTGACGGCAGAGGGCCTGCCGGTGATCTGCATCGACGCGCGGCATGCCAAAGCCGCGCTCGACATGGCCGCGAACAAGACCGATGCGAACGATGCCGATGGCCTGGCACATCTGGCCGAGGTCGGCTTCTACCGAGAGGTCCGGGTCAAAGGTTTCGACAGCATGCTGATCCGCACGCTGATCACCGCACGGCGCCAACTTCTTAAGATGCGTTTGCAGATATCCAATCAAATCCGTGGGTTGATGAAGACGTTCGGCCTTGTCGTGCCCAAGGGCGCCGGAAGCGTGTTCGAACGCAACGTTCGCGACCTTCTGCAGGGTGAAGAAAAGCTGGCGCGCATTGTTGTGCCAATGCTTCAGGCATGGAGTGGTATCCGATACCAAATCGCAGAGCTGAGCAAGCAGCTGGCCGCGACGGCGCGTGAGGACCAGCACTGCCGTCTGCTCATGTCAGTGCCCGGTGTAGGCACCGTCACAGCCACTGCCTTTGCCGCAGCGGTGGAGGATCCGGCCAACTTCAGGAACTCGCGCGCCGTGGGCGCATGGGTAGGCCTGACCCCGAGGCGCTACCAGTCCGGCGAGGTCGATAATGATGGTCATATCTCGCGCCGTGGCGACAATCAGTTGCGCGGACTGCTATATGAGGCGGCCGCGGTTATCCTGAACCGGTCGACGGATACCAGCAGCCTGCGAACCTGGGCGTTGGAGCTGAAAGATCGGATCGGCTTCAAGCGAGCGGCCGTAGCGTTGGCGCGCAAGCTGGCGGTGATCATGCATGCGATGCTTCGGACGGGCGAGCTGTTTGATCCGCACGGAGGAACGCAAGCCGCTGTCTGA
- a CDS encoding phosphotransferase enzyme family protein, whose translation MSAVFAQSEPETEADVTALARRALEHWGVRDGEPELLKYRENAVFRIRLPDGQPAAMRIHRPGYHSDAALSSELQWMGFLQSAGVATPSPVPTLNGDLFVPVGTGTAAPRQVDCLSWLEGRAVGARGVPLGYAPEQARRVFTAIGRTIARMHNAAAGWATPPGFARHSWDFEGFFGATPIWGRFETCPFLDDISRELVFRAHEKAVAALSRHERSARNFGLIHADLVRENVLLDGDAIQIIDFDDCGHGWHVYDLAVALYQNRDEAIYPLIEASLLDGYRQERDLTPEDIASLPLFSALRAFAFLGWVQSRVEGDINRNAGMRISTIAADVVVAYLRGT comes from the coding sequence GTGAGCGCTGTTTTCGCGCAATCGGAGCCCGAGACGGAAGCGGATGTCACCGCGCTTGCCAGGCGTGCGCTCGAACATTGGGGCGTTCGCGACGGTGAACCGGAACTGCTGAAATACCGCGAGAATGCGGTCTTCCGCATTCGCTTGCCCGATGGCCAGCCGGCCGCCATGCGCATCCACAGGCCGGGCTATCACTCGGATGCCGCGCTGTCTTCGGAATTGCAGTGGATGGGCTTCCTGCAATCGGCCGGGGTCGCCACGCCGTCCCCGGTGCCGACGTTGAACGGCGATCTGTTCGTGCCGGTCGGCACCGGCACAGCGGCGCCGCGTCAGGTCGATTGTCTGAGCTGGCTGGAAGGCCGCGCTGTCGGCGCGCGCGGCGTGCCGCTCGGCTATGCGCCCGAACAGGCAAGGCGGGTATTCACGGCCATCGGGCGAACCATCGCCCGCATGCACAATGCCGCCGCCGGCTGGGCGACGCCGCCGGGCTTTGCCCGTCACAGCTGGGATTTCGAAGGCTTTTTCGGTGCGACCCCCATATGGGGCCGTTTCGAAACCTGCCCGTTTCTCGACGATATCAGCCGCGAACTGGTGTTCCGTGCCCACGAGAAGGCGGTCGCGGCGCTATCGCGGCATGAGCGTAGCGCGCGCAATTTCGGCCTGATCCATGCCGATCTGGTGCGCGAGAACGTTCTGCTCGACGGCGACGCCATCCAGATCATCGACTTCGACGATTGCGGCCATGGCTGGCACGTCTACGATCTTGCCGTGGCACTCTACCAGAACCGCGACGAAGCGATCTATCCGCTGATCGAGGCGTCGCTGCTCGATGGCTACCGCCAGGAGCGAGACCTGACGCCAGAGGACATCGCGTCCTTGCCGCTGTTTTCAGCGCTACGCGCCTTTGCTTTCCTCGGCTGGGTGCAGAGCCGCGTCGAGGGTGACATCAACAGGAATGCCGGCATGCGCATCTCGACCATCGCCGCCGACGTGGTAGTGGCTTACCTGCGGGGCACGTGA
- a CDS encoding IclR family transcriptional regulator produces the protein MGTVGKAISLLELFTVAEPELGLSDLARRSGFDKATTRRLLVALTAHGFVEQDGGTRHYRLGAGLSRLARIREARFPFLQTAVPLVRDLASATAETVHLSEFGIDRLVTVHVEHPTRANRVNVDIGQLLPLHSTASGIAYLSFAREETVKACLAGPLEAFTAHTLTEPAAISRSLDEARGRGYSICDQGLEEGVIGVAAAILAADGFALGTIAVAAPKARTTAADIAARGLAAVAAAREISMRLNGENLQTLRRQA, from the coding sequence TTGGGTACGGTTGGAAAAGCGATCTCGCTTCTGGAGCTGTTCACCGTGGCGGAGCCCGAACTCGGCCTGTCCGATCTGGCGCGCCGGTCGGGCTTCGACAAGGCGACGACGCGGCGGCTGCTGGTTGCGCTGACCGCCCATGGCTTCGTCGAGCAGGATGGCGGTACGCGGCACTACCGCCTCGGCGCCGGCCTGTCGCGGCTGGCGCGCATCCGCGAGGCCCGCTTCCCCTTCCTCCAGACGGCTGTGCCGCTGGTGCGGGATCTGGCAAGTGCCACGGCGGAGACGGTGCATCTGTCGGAATTCGGCATCGACAGGCTGGTCACCGTCCATGTCGAGCATCCCACGCGGGCAAACCGGGTCAACGTCGATATCGGCCAGCTCCTGCCGCTTCATTCGACCGCCTCCGGCATCGCCTATCTGTCCTTCGCCAGGGAGGAGACCGTCAAGGCATGCCTGGCGGGTCCCCTCGAGGCGTTCACCGCGCACACGCTGACCGAGCCGGCCGCCATCTCCCGCTCCCTGGATGAGGCGCGCGGGCGCGGCTACTCGATCTGCGATCAGGGCCTGGAAGAAGGCGTCATCGGCGTGGCGGCGGCAATCCTCGCTGCGGACGGCTTCGCGCTCGGCACCATCGCGGTGGCCGCGCCGAAGGCCAGGACGACGGCAGCCGACATCGCGGCACGAGGGCTTGCGGCCGTCGCCGCGGCGCGGGAAATTTCGATGCGTCTCAATGGCGAGAATCTGCAAACCCTGAGGAGGCAGGCCTGA
- a CDS encoding aminotransferase class III-fold pyridoxal phosphate-dependent enzyme produces the protein MRDINFLTETNAKPIWHPMAHPAEMRANPPKVIMKGEGVTVTDIDGNSVLDAVGGLWNVNLGYSCDPIKKAIADQLGALPYYSGFRGTSTGPSIELAYELSEWFAPEGMVRTFFTSGGSDSVETALRLARQYWKIRGQGDRTKFLALKKGYHGTHFGAASVNGNANFRRNYEPLLPGVFHIPAPWTFRNPFDETDPARLAKLCAKALEDEIAFQGGDTIAAFIMEPVLGAGGVIVPHESFMPLVREICDRHEILLIADEVVTGFGRTGAWAGSRLSGVKPDFMTIAKAITSGYFPLGATLIGGKVADVFEADKTSFGAIGHGYTYSGHPVGCAAGLAALAETKRLRLNENAAARGVELAAVLEGLKAKHEIVGDVRYKGLMAAVELVSDRATKKPSDKKTMAVVSEAAHEAGVMLRVSGNNIILSPPLIISAADVAKIGEAIDAGLSKL, from the coding sequence ATGCGCGACATCAATTTCCTCACCGAGACGAACGCCAAGCCGATCTGGCATCCGATGGCGCACCCGGCCGAGATGCGGGCCAATCCGCCAAAGGTGATCATGAAGGGCGAGGGCGTCACCGTCACCGACATCGACGGCAACAGCGTGCTCGATGCCGTCGGCGGCCTGTGGAACGTCAACCTCGGCTACAGCTGCGATCCCATCAAGAAGGCGATCGCCGACCAGCTCGGCGCGCTGCCCTACTATTCGGGCTTTCGCGGCACCTCGACCGGACCGTCTATCGAGCTCGCCTACGAACTCTCTGAATGGTTCGCGCCGGAAGGCATGGTGCGGACCTTCTTCACCTCGGGCGGTTCGGATTCGGTCGAGACGGCGCTGCGGCTCGCCCGGCAATACTGGAAGATCCGCGGCCAGGGCGACCGCACGAAATTCCTTGCCCTGAAGAAGGGCTATCACGGCACGCATTTCGGTGCCGCCTCGGTCAACGGCAATGCCAATTTCCGCCGCAACTACGAGCCGCTGCTGCCCGGCGTCTTCCACATTCCCGCACCCTGGACCTTCCGCAACCCGTTCGACGAGACCGATCCCGCACGGCTGGCGAAACTGTGCGCCAAGGCGCTGGAGGACGAGATCGCTTTCCAGGGCGGCGACACCATCGCCGCCTTCATCATGGAGCCGGTGCTCGGCGCCGGCGGCGTCATCGTTCCGCATGAGAGCTTCATGCCGTTGGTGCGCGAGATCTGCGACCGCCACGAAATCCTGCTGATCGCCGACGAGGTGGTCACCGGCTTCGGCCGCACCGGCGCCTGGGCGGGCTCGCGGCTGTCGGGCGTGAAGCCGGATTTCATGACCATCGCCAAGGCGATCACCTCAGGCTATTTCCCGCTCGGTGCCACGCTGATCGGTGGCAAGGTCGCCGATGTCTTCGAGGCCGACAAGACCAGCTTCGGCGCGATCGGCCACGGCTACACCTATTCCGGCCATCCTGTCGGCTGTGCGGCCGGACTGGCGGCGCTTGCCGAAACCAAACGGCTTCGCCTGAACGAGAACGCCGCAGCGCGCGGCGTCGAACTTGCGGCCGTGCTCGAAGGCCTGAAGGCGAAGCACGAGATCGTTGGCGATGTCAGGTACAAGGGCTTGATGGCAGCGGTCGAGCTGGTCTCGGATCGCGCGACGAAAAAGCCATCCGACAAGAAGACCATGGCCGTGGTCTCGGAGGCGGCCCATGAGGCCGGCGTCATGCTGCGCGTGTCCGGCAACAACATCATCCTGTCGCCGCCGCTGATCATCAGCGCCGCCGACGTCGCCAAAATCGGCGAGGCAATCGACGCAGGCCTGTCGAAGCTCTGA
- a CDS encoding HAD family hydrolase: MAKALVLDFGGVVTRTLFETHALTEQALGLKPGTLQWRGPFDPASDPLWRTMQADEISERDYWRTRTSEVGRLVGEDWQAMETFVQRARGAEPEKVVRPEADSAIRAVHAAGFRLAILSNELDLFYGAGFRQKLPLLGLFDVIVDATHTGILKPDPRAYAFVTEALGLPAGACVFVDDQQRNIDGGRAAGMRTVHFDVARPAFSYAEALGHFDLVPAV; the protein is encoded by the coding sequence CTGGCAAAGGCGCTTGTCCTTGATTTCGGCGGCGTTGTCACGCGAACGCTGTTCGAAACCCATGCCTTGACCGAGCAGGCGCTCGGCCTGAAGCCCGGAACGCTGCAATGGCGCGGGCCGTTCGATCCGGCGAGTGATCCGCTGTGGCGTACGATGCAGGCCGACGAGATCAGCGAGCGCGATTATTGGCGCACCCGCACCAGCGAGGTCGGCCGGCTCGTCGGCGAGGACTGGCAGGCGATGGAAACTTTCGTCCAGCGCGCCCGCGGCGCCGAGCCGGAAAAGGTGGTGCGGCCCGAGGCCGACAGCGCCATCCGCGCCGTCCATGCGGCCGGCTTCCGCCTGGCGATCCTGTCCAACGAGCTCGATCTGTTCTATGGCGCCGGCTTCCGCCAAAAACTGCCGCTGCTCGGCTTGTTCGATGTGATCGTCGACGCCACCCATACCGGCATCCTCAAGCCCGACCCACGCGCCTATGCCTTCGTCACCGAAGCGCTCGGCCTGCCCGCCGGCGCTTGCGTATTCGTCGACGACCAGCAGCGCAATATCGATGGCGGCCGTGCCGCCGGCATGCGCACGGTTCATTTCGACGTTGCCCGGCCGGCATTTTCCTACGCCGAGGCACTCGGCCATTTCGACCTCGTCCCCGCCGTCTGA
- a CDS encoding APC family permease — translation MTAVLEQAPANRLRKNSLGVGAITFMVISAAAPLTAVAGGTPLGMLMGNGAGFAGTYLIVTVLLLLFAVGYVAMSRHVGNAGAFYAYAARGLGGHAGGATALIAILSYNAMQIGVMGLLGAATAGLFAGWGINLPWWVWSFIAIALVAVLGYRQVDLSAKILTVLVLCEYAVVLILDIAILKTGGDSGLSAAPFSWSQITSGAPAIAILFCFAAFIGFEATTIYAEEARDPKVTIPRATYISVVLIGVFYMVTAWLMAVGAGVDKLLPALQGLQDPTTFLFGLSDRYAGTMLSQAMSILFVSSLFAGVLAFHNAVARYIYVSGREKLLPQSIGVTHSAHQSPHVASVIQSVLAAVVVGLFAVLGLDPVLALFSWLTNVATLGVIVMMAVASLAVVMYFRANPSAQENALKTTILPGLTFIAFVVIIYLIVINFGSLSGAGGFLGVFLPGLVLIAAVVGLLLAGALKSRDPVAFESLGLPLKD, via the coding sequence ATGACAGCAGTTTTGGAACAGGCGCCAGCCAACAGGCTGCGCAAGAACAGCCTTGGCGTGGGCGCCATCACCTTCATGGTGATTTCGGCGGCGGCTCCGCTCACGGCGGTGGCCGGCGGCACGCCGCTCGGCATGCTGATGGGCAATGGCGCCGGCTTTGCCGGCACCTATCTCATCGTGACGGTGCTGCTGTTGTTGTTCGCGGTCGGCTATGTCGCCATGTCGCGGCATGTCGGCAATGCCGGCGCCTTCTATGCCTACGCGGCGCGCGGGCTCGGCGGCCATGCCGGCGGCGCCACGGCGCTGATCGCGATCCTGTCCTACAACGCCATGCAGATCGGCGTCATGGGCCTTTTGGGTGCCGCTACCGCCGGACTGTTCGCCGGCTGGGGCATCAACCTGCCCTGGTGGGTGTGGAGCTTCATCGCCATCGCGCTCGTCGCCGTGCTCGGTTACCGCCAGGTCGACCTATCGGCCAAGATCCTGACGGTGCTGGTTCTCTGCGAATACGCCGTGGTGCTGATCCTCGACATCGCTATCCTCAAGACCGGCGGCGACAGCGGACTGTCGGCCGCACCCTTCAGCTGGAGCCAGATCACCAGCGGTGCGCCGGCGATCGCCATCCTGTTCTGCTTCGCGGCGTTCATCGGCTTCGAGGCAACGACGATCTATGCCGAGGAGGCACGCGATCCCAAGGTCACGATACCGCGCGCCACCTATATCTCCGTGGTGTTGATCGGCGTCTTCTACATGGTGACCGCCTGGCTGATGGCGGTCGGCGCCGGTGTCGACAAATTGCTGCCGGCACTGCAGGGCTTGCAGGATCCGACGACGTTCCTGTTCGGCCTGTCCGACCGCTACGCAGGCACGATGCTGTCGCAGGCGATGAGCATCCTGTTCGTGTCGAGCCTGTTCGCCGGCGTGCTGGCGTTTCACAATGCGGTCGCGCGCTACATCTATGTCTCGGGCCGCGAGAAGCTTTTGCCGCAGTCGATCGGCGTGACGCATTCGGCGCACCAGAGCCCGCATGTCGCCTCGGTGATCCAGAGCGTGCTGGCGGCCGTCGTCGTCGGTCTGTTCGCCGTGCTCGGCCTCGATCCGGTGCTGGCGCTGTTTTCCTGGCTGACCAATGTCGCGACGCTCGGCGTCATCGTGATGATGGCGGTGGCCTCGCTCGCCGTGGTCATGTATTTCCGCGCCAATCCGTCGGCGCAGGAAAATGCCCTGAAGACGACCATCCTGCCCGGGCTGACCTTCATCGCCTTCGTCGTCATCATCTATCTGATCGTCATCAATTTCGGCAGCCTGTCGGGAGCCGGCGGCTTTCTCGGCGTGTTCCTGCCGGGGCTGGTGCTGATCGCCGCGGTGGTCGGCCTGCTGCTGGCCGGCGCCTTGAAGAGCCGCGATCCGGTGGCCTTCGAAAGCCTCGGTCTGCCCCTGAAGGATTGA
- a CDS encoding aminotransferase class III-fold pyridoxal phosphate-dependent enzyme, giving the protein MTQSQKKITEETLVGRRGRLLGAKSQLFYDEPVHLVRGEGVWLYDADGRKYLDAYNNVAHVGHCHPHVVEALCRQASLLNTHSRYLHTAILDYVERLTATFDASLSTAILTCTGSEANDIALRMAQAASGQMGIIATDATYHGNTTAVSQLSTRMPPVGGRARHVRLVPAPDSYRHPDTMANGKAFGDAVREAIASLAKDGIGLSGMILCPLLANEGFPTLPSGFFDDAVAAVRDAGGLVIADEVQPGFGRTGSHFWGHQRAGFTPDIVTMGKPMGNGHPVAAVVTTGQILATFRDAFRYFNTFGGNPVSCAVASAVLDVIEQENLVGNACDVGAHALGLLRPLADRRECIGEVRGAGRLIARPSRG; this is encoded by the coding sequence ATGACTCAATCGCAGAAGAAGATCACCGAGGAAACTTTGGTTGGCCGGCGCGGCCGCCTGCTCGGCGCCAAGTCGCAATTGTTCTACGACGAGCCCGTGCATCTCGTGCGCGGCGAAGGCGTCTGGCTCTACGACGCCGACGGCCGCAAATATCTCGATGCTTACAACAATGTCGCCCATGTCGGCCACTGCCACCCGCATGTTGTCGAGGCGCTGTGCCGGCAGGCGAGCCTGCTCAACACCCACAGCCGCTATCTGCACACCGCCATCCTCGATTATGTCGAGCGGTTGACGGCGACGTTCGATGCAAGCCTTTCCACCGCCATCCTGACCTGCACCGGCAGCGAGGCCAACGACATCGCGCTGCGCATGGCGCAGGCGGCATCGGGCCAGATGGGCATCATCGCCACCGACGCCACCTATCACGGCAACACCACGGCGGTTTCGCAGCTCTCGACCCGCATGCCGCCGGTCGGCGGCCGCGCCCGTCACGTCAGGCTGGTGCCGGCCCCCGACAGCTATCGCCATCCCGATACGATGGCTAACGGCAAGGCCTTTGGCGACGCGGTGCGTGAGGCCATTGCCTCACTGGCGAAGGACGGCATTGGCCTGTCCGGCATGATCCTGTGTCCATTGCTCGCCAATGAAGGCTTCCCGACACTGCCCAGCGGCTTTTTCGATGATGCCGTGGCGGCGGTGCGCGACGCCGGCGGCCTGGTCATCGCCGATGAAGTACAGCCCGGCTTCGGCCGCACCGGCAGCCATTTCTGGGGCCATCAGCGCGCCGGCTTCACCCCCGACATCGTCACCATGGGCAAGCCAATGGGCAACGGCCACCCGGTCGCCGCCGTTGTCACCACTGGGCAAATCCTTGCGACCTTCCGCGACGCCTTCCGTTACTTCAACACCTTTGGCGGCAATCCGGTTTCCTGCGCCGTGGCCAGCGCGGTGCTCGATGTCATCGAGCAGGAGAACCTCGTCGGCAATGCGTGCGACGTCGGCGCCCATGCACTCGGGCTGCTGCGCCCGCTGGCGGACCGCCGCGAATGCATCGGCGAGGTCAGGGGCGCGGGTCGTCTAATCGCTCGACCGTCAAGGGGGTGA
- a CDS encoding Tm-1-like ATP-binding domain-containing protein, with product MPVDPAPRILVIGTGDTKADELLFMKACIEASGGRAVMMDVSVLGDPPYSPDHDKHAVARAVDVTIAEIVSSGDENTAMTLMAGGAVQLVRQLHQRGEIDAFIAIGGSMGTDLALDVALSLPLGVPKFVVSTIAYSHLIPPERVAPDLMMILWAGGLYGLNNICKLVLSQACGAVVGAARIVLASRASAPALGPTIGMTSLGGSCLRYMKTLKPALERRGYDVAVFHTTGMGGRAFESIAGQGHFCAVFDFSLQEITNHLAGSVVSSGADRLENAGARGIPQIAAPGAVDMVDLPTWQDLPAKFSQRPFHAHNRLIASVTVDADDRRQVARTIAAKLGASKGRSAFILPSGGIQEWDMQGEPLYEPEALAAFVDEMRKAIPAGVEFHEIDAHINSDAFVGKALEIFDRWVEEGVVPRGTPAKGVAA from the coding sequence ATGCCCGTGGATCCCGCGCCCCGCATCCTGGTCATCGGCACCGGCGACACCAAGGCCGATGAGCTGCTGTTCATGAAAGCCTGCATCGAGGCATCGGGCGGCCGCGCCGTCATGATGGATGTCAGCGTGCTCGGCGATCCGCCCTACAGCCCCGATCACGACAAGCATGCCGTGGCCCGCGCTGTCGATGTGACGATCGCCGAGATCGTGTCGAGCGGCGACGAAAACACCGCCATGACACTGATGGCCGGTGGCGCGGTGCAACTGGTGCGCCAACTCCATCAGCGCGGCGAGATCGACGCCTTCATCGCCATCGGCGGTTCGATGGGCACCGATCTGGCGCTCGACGTCGCGCTCAGCCTGCCACTCGGCGTGCCCAAATTCGTCGTCTCGACCATCGCCTATTCGCACCTGATTCCACCCGAGCGCGTCGCGCCCGACCTGATGATGATCCTCTGGGCGGGAGGGCTCTACGGCCTCAACAACATCTGCAAGCTGGTCCTGTCGCAGGCCTGCGGCGCGGTCGTCGGCGCGGCCAGGATCGTGCTTGCGTCACGCGCGTCGGCGCCTGCACTCGGGCCGACCATCGGCATGACCTCGCTCGGCGGCAGTTGCCTGCGCTACATGAAGACGCTGAAACCGGCGCTGGAACGGCGCGGCTATGACGTCGCCGTCTTTCACACCACCGGAATGGGCGGCCGTGCCTTCGAATCGATTGCCGGCCAGGGTCATTTCTGCGCGGTATTCGACTTCAGCCTGCAGGAAATCACCAACCATCTTGCCGGCTCCGTCGTCAGCTCCGGCGCCGACCGGCTGGAGAACGCCGGCGCCCGTGGCATCCCGCAGATCGCGGCACCAGGCGCCGTGGATATGGTCGACCTGCCGACCTGGCAGGATTTGCCGGCAAAGTTTTCGCAGCGGCCGTTTCACGCCCATAACAGGCTGATTGCCTCCGTCACCGTCGATGCCGATGATCGCCGCCAGGTCGCCAGGACCATCGCCGCCAAGCTCGGCGCGTCGAAGGGCCGCTCCGCCTTCATCCTGCCATCCGGCGGCATCCAGGAGTGGGACATGCAGGGCGAACCGCTCTACGAACCCGAGGCCCTTGCCGCCTTCGTCGACGAAATGCGCAAGGCTATACCCGCCGGGGTCGAGTTCCACGAGATCGACGCCCACATCAATAGCGACGCCTTCGTCGGCAAGGCGCTCGAGATATTCGACCGCTGGGTCGAGGAAGGCGTTGTCCCGCGCGGTACCCCTGCCAAGGGAGTGGCCGCGTGA
- a CDS encoding cytochrome P450: MAALSFAENITVEALEADPYPIYAELRRSAPVAFVPSVNLWFVTRWKDVELVAKSPDIFSAIVKAGVSPVERSFGKPTILTTDGEIHKHLRQGVDPRYRPRTVASYAGDLVRSIAEPYLDRIASQGSAELMADYFEPVSTLCLARSLGLADIDMPTLRRWFYGLAQGAINFEKDPKRQEIADAIGAEVGDAVTPTLERLVREPDDSALSHMLHDGMPEGKTRPIEFLMPTVKVILLGGMQEPGHGAGSILVGLLRSPDQLRKVLDDPETFVPKAVDEGLRWVAPIGTQTRETTRAVEIGGATIPAGAPVAALVSSASRDERRFADPDRFDIDRDEGNHAAFGFGHHFCSGRFFAREQMCLAVRLLLERFPDLRLVPGKEPVFRGWEFRAPTTLHVSFGVGPK, encoded by the coding sequence GTGGCGGCCTTGAGCTTTGCCGAAAACATCACCGTCGAGGCGCTGGAGGCCGATCCCTATCCGATCTATGCCGAGCTCAGGCGCAGTGCGCCGGTCGCCTTCGTGCCCTCGGTCAATCTCTGGTTTGTCACCCGCTGGAAGGATGTCGAACTGGTGGCGAAGTCGCCCGACATCTTCTCCGCAATCGTCAAGGCCGGCGTATCGCCGGTCGAGCGCTCCTTCGGCAAGCCGACGATCCTGACCACCGACGGCGAGATCCACAAGCACCTTCGCCAGGGCGTCGACCCGAGATACCGGCCACGCACCGTCGCCTCCTATGCCGGCGATCTCGTGCGCTCGATCGCCGAGCCTTATCTCGACCGGATCGCCAGCCAAGGTTCGGCCGAACTGATGGCCGATTATTTCGAGCCTGTGTCGACGCTCTGCCTGGCACGCTCGCTCGGCCTTGCCGACATCGACATGCCGACGCTGCGCCGCTGGTTCTACGGCCTCGCCCAAGGCGCCATCAATTTCGAGAAGGACCCTAAGCGGCAGGAAATCGCCGATGCGATCGGCGCCGAGGTCGGCGATGCCGTGACGCCGACGCTGGAAAGGCTGGTCCGTGAGCCCGACGATTCGGCGTTGTCGCACATGCTGCATGACGGCATGCCGGAAGGCAAAACGCGACCGATCGAGTTCCTGATGCCGACCGTCAAGGTGATCCTGCTCGGCGGCATGCAGGAGCCGGGCCACGGCGCCGGCTCGATCCTTGTCGGCCTGCTGAGGAGCCCCGACCAGTTGCGCAAGGTGCTCGACGATCCCGAGACCTTCGTGCCCAAGGCCGTCGACGAGGGCCTGCGCTGGGTGGCGCCGATCGGCACGCAGACACGCGAAACGACCCGCGCGGTCGAGATCGGCGGAGCGACTATCCCCGCCGGCGCACCAGTGGCGGCACTTGTCTCCTCGGCCAGCCGCGACGAGAGGCGATTTGCCGACCCCGACCGTTTCGACATCGATCGCGACGAAGGCAACCACGCCGCCTTCGGCTTCGGCCATCATTTCTGCTCCGGCCGGTTTTTCGCGCGCGAGCAGATGTGCCTTGCGGTACGGCTGCTGCTCGAGCGCTTTCCCGATCTCAGACTGGTGCCCGGCAAGGAGCCGGTGTTCCGCGGCTGGGAATTCCGGGCGCCCACCACATTGCATGTCAGTTTCGGAGTCGGTCCCAAATGA